A stretch of Pseudorhodobacter turbinis DNA encodes these proteins:
- a CDS encoding amidohydrolase — MQADLIITNARILTMDPAMPRAQAIALGGGHILAVGARRDIEALATAQTRVIDAAGRTVLPGFVESHLHLVLGGAELAHLQVGGLYGLEALRRAFADFGAKNPDAPLLMAQGAGYAMLDHPMTRADLDLVHATRPIAITSADHHTVWANTAALRAAGILHGHECPYGHEVVMGADGLATGELREFEAFAPVIALGGEARLNLGIATGEEPSPWPSEAELAIDRAKVAAGLAHCAAHGITSMVNMDGNRFTLELLDSLRREGRLTARVKVPFHYKPHMDLAALDRAEALTRDYNDDWLQCGFVKMFMDGVIDSRTAYMLQDYPGHAGHRSAPLFPAARFAEVATEIDRRGLQIAVHAIGDGAVRNTIDGYAAAARANGRRDSRHRIEHIELIDPADVPRLGALGIVASLQPPHAPGAMDFAMQPTLDMIGAARWRDAYLCRSLVAQGAAVAFASDWPVTDVSVTRGLEASQTRPVYEGAVDERLGLMESLCAYTAGGAWAAHRDTVTGTLRAGLAADLVMLGGDIEAAPPSEISSLDICLTVCGGIVVHCL, encoded by the coding sequence ATGCAGGCAGATCTGATTATCACCAATGCGCGGATTTTGACGATGGATCCGGCAATGCCAAGGGCGCAAGCCATCGCACTCGGGGGCGGGCACATTCTTGCCGTGGGCGCGCGCCGCGACATCGAGGCCCTTGCCACTGCGCAGACGCGGGTGATCGATGCCGCAGGCCGCACTGTTCTGCCGGGGTTTGTTGAAAGCCACCTGCATCTTGTGCTTGGCGGGGCAGAGCTGGCGCATCTTCAGGTCGGCGGGCTTTACGGGTTGGAGGCGCTGCGCCGTGCCTTTGCCGATTTCGGCGCCAAGAACCCGGATGCGCCGCTTTTGATGGCGCAGGGGGCGGGCTATGCCATGCTGGACCACCCGATGACACGCGCCGATCTTGATCTGGTTCATGCCACGCGCCCTATCGCCATAACCTCGGCGGATCATCATACTGTATGGGCCAATACTGCCGCGCTTAGGGCAGCGGGTATTTTGCACGGCCATGAATGCCCGTATGGGCATGAGGTGGTGATGGGCGCGGACGGCTTGGCGACAGGTGAGCTGCGCGAGTTTGAGGCTTTTGCCCCCGTCATCGCCCTTGGTGGCGAGGCGCGGCTGAACCTCGGCATCGCCACCGGGGAGGAGCCGAGCCCGTGGCCCAGCGAGGCCGAGCTGGCGATTGACCGCGCCAAGGTGGCGGCAGGTCTGGCCCATTGCGCGGCCCATGGCATTACCTCGATGGTCAATATGGATGGCAACCGCTTCACGCTGGAGCTGCTGGACAGTTTGCGGCGTGAGGGGCGGCTGACCGCACGGGTCAAGGTGCCGTTCCACTATAAGCCGCATATGGATCTTGCAGCACTTGACAGGGCAGAGGCCTTGACGCGCGACTATAATGACGATTGGCTGCAATGCGGTTTCGTGAAGATGTTCATGGATGGGGTGATCGACAGCCGCACTGCCTATATGCTGCAGGACTATCCGGGCCATGCGGGGCATCGGTCCGCGCCCTTGTTCCCTGCGGCGCGCTTTGCCGAGGTGGCAACGGAAATTGACAGACGCGGGTTGCAAATTGCCGTGCATGCGATTGGTGATGGGGCTGTGCGCAATACGATCGATGGCTATGCCGCTGCTGCCCGCGCCAATGGCCGCCGCGACAGCCGCCACCGCATAGAGCATATAGAGTTGATCGACCCTGCCGACGTTCCGCGTTTGGGCGCGCTGGGCATTGTTGCCAGCCTACAGCCACCCCACGCCCCCGGTGCGATGGATTTTGCGATGCAGCCGACACTGGATATGATTGGCGCTGCGCGATGGCGGGATGCCTACCTGTGCCGCAGTCTGGTTGCGCAGGGGGCCGCGGTTGCCTTTGCCTCTGACTGGCCGGTGACAGATGTATCGGTGACGCGAGGGCTGGAGGCCTCGCAAACGCGGCCAGTGTATGAGGGTGCTGTGGATGAGCGGTTGGGGCTGATGGAGAGCCTTTGCGCCTACACCGCTGGTGGCGCATGGGCCGCGCATCGCGACACTGTAACCGGAACCTTGCGGGCGGGGCTTGCGGCCGATCTTGTGATGCTTGGTGGAGATATTGAGGCGGCGCCACCTTCGGAGATTTCTTCTTTGGATATCTGCCTGACGGTTTGTGGGGGAATCGTCGTCCATTGCTTGTGA
- a CDS encoding recombinase zinc beta ribbon domain-containing protein → MHPVKKGAITPRLNVSKNLINEAVPHLQIIDDALWHRVKARQTAIREEMNPAGIKDGHTRPEKARRPNYLFSGLLTCDCCGASYTLINKTRYGCAGARNKGEAVCTNRATILRDVVEERVLNGLRDSLLQPDLIATFIEEYRRAFNAEAASANADRDKARRELNQIDKKIAGIMAAIEDGMYQPSMKDRMAALDAEKQALTKLLEESPEPPALRLHPSLSDLYRSKIRNLSSALQDPGLKMEATEALRGLISEVRMMPDADALNGHHIELAGELAGILSLGEADTTKPARFAGFRSETMVAGVGFEPTTFRL, encoded by the coding sequence ATGCACCCCGTTAAAAAGGGGGCGATTACCCCACGGCTGAACGTCTCGAAAAACTTAATCAATGAAGCGGTGCCGCATCTTCAAATCATCGATGATGCCCTCTGGCACCGCGTTAAAGCCCGTCAAACCGCCATTCGGGAAGAGATGAACCCGGCTGGGATCAAAGACGGCCACACGCGGCCCGAGAAGGCACGGCGGCCCAACTATCTGTTTTCTGGCCTTCTGACATGTGACTGTTGCGGTGCCAGCTATACGCTGATCAACAAAACCCGCTACGGCTGCGCCGGTGCGCGCAACAAGGGCGAGGCGGTTTGCACGAACCGCGCCACTATCCTGCGCGATGTGGTTGAAGAGCGCGTGCTCAACGGGCTGCGCGACAGCTTGCTGCAGCCAGACCTCATCGCAACCTTCATTGAGGAATATCGTCGGGCCTTCAACGCAGAGGCCGCAAGCGCGAATGCCGACCGAGATAAGGCGCGCCGCGAGCTGAACCAGATCGACAAGAAGATCGCAGGCATTATGGCAGCGATTGAGGATGGCATGTATCAGCCGAGCATGAAGGACCGAATGGCCGCCTTAGACGCCGAGAAGCAGGCACTGACCAAACTTCTTGAGGAAAGCCCCGAGCCCCCTGCCCTGCGGCTGCACCCGAGCCTTTCGGATCTCTACCGCAGCAAGATCCGCAACTTGTCGTCTGCGCTGCAAGATCCAGGCCTGAAGATGGAGGCCACCGAGGCCCTACGCGGGCTGATTTCGGAGGTGCGGATGATGCCTGACGCGGATGCGCTGAACGGGCATCATATTGAACTTGCGGGGGAATTGGCGGGGATTTTGTCTTTAGGGGAGGCAGATACGACAAAGCCCGCAAGGTTTGCGGGCTTTAGGTCGGAAACGATGGTTGCGGGGGTAGGATTTGAACCTACGACCTTCAGGTTATGA
- a CDS encoding IS3 family transposase (programmed frameshift) produces the protein MKMTRYSEPQILAILRQAEGGVPVAELCREHGMSNASFYKWRAKYGGMDASMVSQMKAMEEENRRLKRMYADLSMQADLLKEALGKKLTGPSQRREMAETAVERRGVSIALACRAFEVSETCYRYSPKLKDENEVIADLLTGLTDARKTWGFGLCFLHLRNVKGHPWNHKRVYRIYCELELNLRIKPRKRLKREKPDVLAVPNRPNVTWSMDFMADRLGDGRAFRLLNVLDDFNREGLGIEVDFSLPAERVIRSLDRIIEWRGKPGTIRVDNGPEYISETLRKWAEKHSVTIQHIQPGQPQQNAYVERYNRTVRHEWLDQYIIESIEEAQDQATQWLWTYNNDRPNMGIGGITPAMKLKMAA, from the exons ATGAAAATGACCAGATATAGCGAACCCCAGATCCTTGCGATCCTGCGCCAAGCCGAAGGTGGTGTGCCGGTGGCCGAGCTTTGCCGTGAACATGGCATGAGCAATGCGTCGTTTTACAAATGGCGTGCGAAGTATGGTGGCATGGATGCATCCATGGTCAGCCAGATGAAAGCCATGGAGGAAGAGAACCGCAGGCTGAAGCGGATGTATGCAGATCTGAGCATGCAGGCGGACTTATTGAAGGAAGCCCTCGGAAAAAAGT TAACGGGGCCATCTCAGCGCCGCGAGATGGCCGAAACGGCGGTAGAGCGACGGGGCGTCAGCATCGCGCTGGCGTGCCGGGCCTTCGAGGTCAGCGAGACCTGCTATCGTTACAGCCCGAAGCTGAAAGACGAGAACGAGGTGATCGCCGATCTGCTGACAGGGCTGACGGATGCGCGCAAGACTTGGGGATTTGGCCTGTGTTTCCTGCATTTGCGCAACGTGAAGGGGCATCCGTGGAACCACAAGCGGGTCTACCGGATCTACTGTGAGCTGGAACTGAACCTGCGCATCAAGCCGCGCAAGCGGCTGAAACGGGAGAAGCCTGACGTTCTGGCGGTCCCGAACAGACCGAATGTGACCTGGTCCATGGACTTCATGGCGGATCGCCTCGGCGACGGCAGGGCTTTTCGGCTTTTGAATGTGTTGGACGACTTCAACCGCGAAGGGCTGGGGATCGAGGTTGATTTCTCGCTCCCTGCCGAACGGGTCATCCGCAGCCTTGATCGCATTATCGAATGGCGCGGAAAACCGGGCACGATCAGGGTCGACAATGGGCCGGAATATATCAGCGAAACACTGAGAAAATGGGCTGAGAAACATAGTGTTACGATCCAGCACATCCAACCCGGACAGCCCCAGCAGAACGCCTATGTCGAGCGCTACAACCGGACGGTTCGGCATGAATGGCTGGATCAATACATCATCGAAAGCATCGAGGAGGCTCAGGATCAGGCCACACAATGGCTCTGGACATATAACAACGACCGCCCGAACATGGGCATCGGCGGCATCACACCCGCTATGAAACTGAAAATGGCCGCGTAA
- a CDS encoding AEC family transporter: MLFFTIWPLFALICLGYILARRGFPDPGFWAAAERINYFVLFPALLLGSLAEAPVRDPLMLRLGGAAVAIILFAALALALARRAHPMPAARFGPVLQGTVRFNTYLGLAILATLAGPVGIERAALYLAIAVPLVNVLSIMALTEAGQARTLLVLLRTMARNPLILACLGGIALALTGWGLPFGTERLLDLLAQASLPLGLLCVGAALQPAALLRDGLTLAATGTLRLLLMPLLAALIARAVGLSGVEALVLIVFSAIPTAPTSYVLTQQLNGDGTLMAGIVTSQTIAAIATIPLALWVLGA, translated from the coding sequence TTGCTTTTTTTCACCATCTGGCCCCTTTTTGCGCTGATATGCCTTGGATACATCCTTGCCCGGCGGGGCTTTCCTGATCCCGGCTTCTGGGCGGCTGCCGAACGGATCAACTATTTCGTGCTCTTCCCGGCCCTTCTGCTTGGCAGTCTGGCCGAGGCCCCCGTCCGCGACCCTTTGATGCTGCGTTTGGGCGGTGCCGCCGTGGCAATCATTCTATTCGCGGCACTCGCCCTGGCCTTGGCCCGCCGCGCCCATCCCATGCCCGCGGCGCGCTTCGGCCCGGTGTTGCAAGGCACTGTGCGCTTCAACACCTATCTGGGGCTGGCGATCCTGGCGACCCTAGCCGGACCCGTGGGGATCGAGCGGGCAGCGCTTTACCTTGCCATCGCCGTTCCCTTGGTCAATGTCTTGTCGATCATGGCGCTGACCGAGGCCGGTCAGGCCCGCACTCTGCTCGTTCTGCTTCGCACCATGGCGCGCAACCCGCTGATCCTGGCTTGTCTGGGGGGCATCGCGCTGGCGCTTACCGGATGGGGGCTGCCCTTCGGAACAGAACGTCTCCTTGATCTTCTGGCGCAAGCGAGCCTGCCGCTTGGCCTGCTCTGCGTGGGGGCGGCCCTGCAACCTGCGGCCCTGCTTCGTGACGGATTGACACTGGCCGCAACCGGCACCCTGCGCCTACTACTGATGCCCCTGCTTGCCGCGCTCATCGCGCGCGCCGTCGGCCTTAGCGGGGTCGAGGCGCTGGTGCTGATCGTCTTCTCGGCTATTCCCACGGCCCCCACTTCCTATGTGTTGACCCAGCAACTGAACGGTGACGGTACGCTAATGGCAGGCATTGTCACCTCCCAGACCATCGCAGCCATCGCTACAATCCCACTGGCCCTTTGGGTCCTCGGTGCTTGA
- a CDS encoding sulfite exporter TauE/SafE family protein — protein MDLHFVLLLGLGAMAGGFINGLAGFGTALLTLGIWLQIMPPQQAVAIIVIVAAISGIQGVWIVREDLKANPKRLMIFLLPAILGVPLGIELLSSIDAGVLKIGVAAFLLLYGSFFIVRRNLPSFERPTPVIDAAIGFLSGVLGGAASLSGALPTMWCAMRPWTKQETRAVLQPFNVVILLLTAVFLAWRGAYTRETLLILTVALPITMVAAQIGIFVFHRLTDVQFRRLLIALMFLSGILLSLRELL, from the coding sequence ATGGATCTACACTTTGTTTTGCTTTTGGGCCTCGGCGCAATGGCCGGCGGTTTCATCAACGGGTTGGCCGGCTTTGGGACGGCCCTCCTTACACTAGGCATTTGGTTGCAGATCATGCCCCCGCAACAGGCCGTGGCTATTATCGTCATAGTGGCCGCGATCAGCGGAATTCAGGGCGTCTGGATCGTACGCGAGGATCTAAAGGCCAATCCCAAAAGGTTGATGATTTTCCTGCTGCCGGCGATTTTGGGCGTCCCGCTCGGCATTGAGTTGCTGTCCTCGATCGACGCAGGGGTGTTGAAAATCGGCGTTGCGGCATTCTTGCTGCTCTACGGCAGTTTTTTTATCGTCCGGCGCAATCTGCCAAGCTTTGAACGCCCGACACCGGTGATAGACGCCGCAATCGGCTTTCTCAGCGGCGTCCTTGGCGGGGCAGCCTCCTTGTCGGGGGCATTGCCGACGATGTGGTGCGCCATGCGGCCTTGGACAAAACAGGAAACACGCGCTGTTCTACAGCCCTTTAACGTGGTTATTTTGCTGCTGACGGCCGTTTTTCTGGCGTGGCGCGGGGCGTACACGCGTGAAACATTGCTGATCCTCACCGTTGCATTGCCCATCACAATGGTCGCTGCGCAGATCGGGATTTTTGTGTTCCACAGGCTGACTGACGTGCAATTTCGCAGACTTCTGATCGCCTTGATGTTCTTGTCAGGGATCTTGCTATCACTGCGCGAACTACTGTGA
- the zigA gene encoding zinc metallochaperone GTPase ZigA yields MPAKDVRLPVTVVSGFLGAGKTTLLSDVLNNREGRKVAVIVNDMSEVNIDADIIRDGGANLSHAEEKLVEMTNGCICCTLRDDLLVEVRRLADEGRFDYLLIESTGVSEPLPVAATFDFRDEFGESLSDVARLDTMVTVVDTVNLLADYASHDFIRDRGESLGEGDDRSLVDLLVDQIEFADVVILNKVSDAGAERLDAARKIITSLNPDAQIIETDYGQVPQDRIFDTGLFDFDKAHLHPMWAKELYGFADHVPETEEYGVSSFVYRARRPFHPQKVHDVLCGALPGVIRAKGHFWVATRPDWLAEFSLAGALSSIKPMGMWWATVPKERWPDHQQAIDYLNKNWQEPYGDRRQELVFIGADMDKAAITAALDGALIADGDAFVPDQWAELPDPFPAWRHAPQAA; encoded by the coding sequence ATGCCAGCCAAGGATGTGCGCCTGCCCGTTACCGTCGTTTCAGGGTTTCTCGGGGCGGGGAAAACCACGCTTCTGAGTGATGTGCTTAACAACCGCGAAGGACGGAAGGTTGCGGTCATCGTGAATGACATGTCGGAGGTGAACATCGACGCCGACATCATCCGCGACGGCGGTGCCAATTTAAGCCATGCCGAAGAAAAGCTGGTCGAGATGACCAACGGTTGCATTTGCTGCACCCTTCGCGATGATCTGCTGGTAGAGGTGCGGCGCCTAGCGGATGAAGGGCGCTTTGATTATCTGTTGATCGAATCTACGGGTGTGTCAGAGCCGTTGCCCGTCGCGGCCACATTCGATTTTCGGGATGAGTTCGGAGAGAGCCTGTCTGACGTTGCGCGGCTGGATACGATGGTGACGGTCGTCGATACGGTCAACCTGCTTGCGGATTATGCCAGCCATGATTTCATCCGTGATCGGGGTGAAAGCCTGGGGGAGGGGGATGACCGCTCTTTGGTTGATCTTTTGGTCGATCAGATTGAATTTGCCGATGTGGTCATCTTGAACAAGGTCAGCGATGCGGGGGCCGAGCGGCTGGACGCGGCACGTAAAATCATCACATCGCTCAACCCCGATGCCCAGATCATCGAAACCGATTACGGGCAGGTGCCGCAGGACCGGATCTTTGACACGGGGTTGTTCGATTTTGACAAGGCGCATCTGCATCCGATGTGGGCCAAAGAGCTTTACGGTTTTGCCGATCACGTCCCGGAAACAGAGGAATACGGGGTTTCCTCTTTTGTCTATCGGGCGCGGCGTCCGTTCCATCCGCAAAAGGTCCATGATGTGCTGTGCGGGGCGCTTCCGGGGGTGATCCGCGCCAAGGGCCACTTCTGGGTTGCGACCCGGCCGGACTGGCTGGCCGAATTTTCACTTGCGGGTGCGTTGAGCAGCATCAAACCGATGGGCATGTGGTGGGCGACCGTCCCGAAAGAGCGTTGGCCAGACCATCAGCAGGCGATCGATTACCTGAACAAAAACTGGCAAGAGCCTTATGGCGACCGGCGGCAGGAGTTGGTGTTTATCGGCGCCGACATGGATAAGGCGGCGATCACCGCGGCATTGGACGGGGCGCTGATCGCCGATGGGGACGCGTTTGTGCCGGATCAATGGGCGGAGTTGCCCGATCCCTTTCCGGCTTGGCGCCACGCACCGCAGGCGGCCTGA
- a CDS encoding DUF6525 family protein, translating into MSQRGKGTNTRSTLRPRSRNTNPMQDYDRLPPALRCWLAQAVLPWSAQSALRFWEQSLRASRGDVAEAQRALSRIERKRLSRDVRRVWGEAHPAAAEH; encoded by the coding sequence ATGTCACAGCGCGGCAAGGGAACCAACACACGAAGCACCCTTCGGCCCCGGTCCCGGAACACCAATCCGATGCAGGATTATGACCGGCTCCCGCCTGCGCTGCGCTGTTGGCTGGCGCAGGCGGTTTTGCCGTGGTCGGCGCAATCCGCGCTGCGGTTCTGGGAACAGTCGTTGCGGGCCTCACGCGGGGATGTGGCCGAGGCGCAACGGGCGCTGTCACGGATCGAACGCAAACGCCTGAGCCGGGATGTGCGCCGTGTCTGGGGCGAGGCCCATCCCGCGGCGGCAGAGCATTGA
- a CDS encoding DUF1007 family protein: MRHFISALILALSVNSAAAHPHVFVDAKGAFIFAKDGRLVGVRIYWLYDAFTTLLLYDTLSLDKDGDGKLDGGDLETIKQGETDWAPDYEGDTYLWIDGQKQKLSRPKNASAQMNDDRIGVGFELLLENAVNMSGKSASLKIYDPIYYYAYSIAEAGTLSGGPAGCAVQVMGFTPDEKSSALQNQLAALSQEEIPDDPNVGALFSEEILLQCD; encoded by the coding sequence ATGCGCCATTTTATATCTGCCCTGATCCTCGCCCTATCGGTCAATTCAGCCGCTGCACATCCGCATGTTTTTGTGGATGCCAAAGGGGCGTTCATCTTTGCAAAAGATGGGCGTCTCGTAGGGGTGCGGATATACTGGCTTTATGATGCCTTCACGACCTTGCTGCTTTACGACACGCTTAGCCTTGATAAAGATGGCGATGGCAAGCTGGATGGCGGTGATCTGGAAACGATCAAGCAGGGTGAGACGGATTGGGCGCCGGATTATGAGGGCGACACCTATCTTTGGATTGACGGTCAGAAACAAAAACTCTCACGCCCGAAAAATGCCTCGGCGCAGATGAATGACGACCGGATTGGCGTGGGCTTTGAGTTGCTGCTTGAAAACGCTGTTAATATGTCGGGAAAATCGGCCTCGCTTAAAATTTACGATCCGATTTACTACTATGCCTATTCTATCGCAGAGGCGGGGACGCTTTCCGGTGGACCGGCAGGGTGCGCGGTTCAGGTCATGGGTTTCACGCCAGATGAAAAATCCTCTGCGTTACAAAACCAGCTTGCGGCGTTGTCACAAGAAGAAATCCCGGACGATCCGAATGTTGGCGCGTTGTTTTCCGAGGAAATCCTATTGCAATGCGATTGA
- a CDS encoding nickel/cobalt transporter: protein MRLIHLALVLAGALVLAVLLMQVFDFTAVMRWAAQMQRDFQNAMAVSLRAIRAGDAAALLTLCGLTFGYGFVHAIGPGHGKFLLGAAAVSSRATIWRMAFLTLVSSLAQSLAAVLLVTGGIQLVSLTSASLIDITERLLAPISYGIIGLIGALLAVRGARAVWGVAYVEHDHGPEGCSCGHKHGPSMQEVDQAMTWREMLALIASIAIRPCTGALFLLVIAWRLQILPAGILATFAMGLGTAAFNMTVVGSGVGARVILSALGTRRGGGALFLPIAQITAGLLVAIVSIGMLRPYL from the coding sequence ATGCGATTGATCCATCTTGCTTTGGTGCTTGCAGGCGCGTTGGTTCTCGCCGTCCTGTTGATGCAGGTCTTTGATTTCACTGCCGTTATGCGTTGGGCAGCGCAGATGCAGCGGGATTTTCAGAACGCGATGGCGGTCAGCCTTCGTGCCATACGCGCAGGCGATGCGGCGGCGTTGCTCACGCTTTGCGGGCTGACTTTTGGCTATGGGTTTGTGCATGCAATCGGGCCGGGGCATGGCAAGTTTTTGCTTGGGGCGGCCGCTGTTTCCAGCCGCGCAACTATTTGGCGGATGGCGTTCCTGACCCTTGTTTCCAGCCTTGCTCAATCGCTTGCGGCGGTGTTGCTTGTGACGGGGGGCATTCAGCTTGTCTCGTTGACCAGTGCATCCCTCATTGACATCACAGAGCGTCTGCTGGCCCCGATCAGCTATGGCATCATCGGGCTGATCGGGGCGCTGCTTGCGGTGCGCGGGGCGCGAGCGGTTTGGGGGGTAGCGTACGTCGAACACGATCACGGGCCAGAGGGGTGTTCTTGCGGTCACAAGCACGGCCCCTCCATGCAAGAGGTCGACCAAGCGATGACATGGCGAGAGATGCTGGCCCTGATTGCCAGTATTGCGATCCGCCCCTGCACGGGCGCGTTGTTTTTGCTCGTGATTGCTTGGCGTTTGCAGATCCTGCCTGCGGGTATCCTTGCGACATTTGCGATGGGCTTGGGGACGGCCGCATTCAATATGACGGTTGTCGGATCGGGGGTCGGGGCGCGCGTCATTCTCTCGGCGCTTGGCACACGACGGGGTGGGGGCGCGCTGTTTTTGCCCATTGCCCAGATCACCGCTGGATTGCTCGTCGCAATCGTTTCAATCGGCATGCTGCGTCCCTATCTGTGA
- a CDS encoding TetR/AcrR family transcriptional regulator → MAGRPRSIDRNKVLDAAEDLVVTAGAGALSFEAVAKAAGITKGGVQYAFGTRDNLIRAMIARWGGGFDAEVAARTGPDPAPAALIQGHLATTRDADATDHSRSAAMMTALLQHPDQLSDTRQWYNARLAGLDLEKREDRRLALAFLAGEGAFLLKALGLIDLAPAQWNALFDDMLTEAASES, encoded by the coding sequence ATGGCGGGACGACCACGCAGCATTGACCGGAACAAAGTGCTCGACGCCGCCGAGGATCTGGTGGTGACGGCGGGTGCGGGTGCGCTTAGCTTTGAGGCTGTCGCAAAAGCTGCCGGAATTACCAAGGGCGGCGTGCAATATGCATTCGGAACGCGCGACAACCTGATCCGCGCGATGATCGCCCGCTGGGGAGGGGGCTTTGACGCCGAAGTTGCGGCGCGAACCGGCCCCGACCCCGCGCCAGCCGCGCTTATCCAAGGGCATCTGGCCACAACACGGGATGCGGATGCAACAGACCACTCGCGCTCTGCCGCTATGATGACCGCCCTGTTGCAGCACCCTGACCAGCTGTCAGACACACGGCAATGGTACAACGCCCGTCTTGCCGGGCTTGATCTGGAAAAGCGCGAAGACCGCCGCCTGGCGCTGGCCTTTTTGGCCGGTGAGGGTGCTTTTCTGCTCAAAGCGCTCGGGCTGATTGACCTTGCGCCGGCGCAGTGGAATGCGCTGTTCGACGACATGCTGACCGAGGCCGCCTCCGAAAGCTAG
- a CDS encoding MFS transporter: protein MSPRNRWLILAIVSSALFLIVIDMTVLYTALPRLTHDLAATATEKLWIVNAYPLVVAGLLPGLGGLGDRFGHKHMFLSGLVVFGIASLAAAFSPAPSMLIAARVMLAVGAAMMMPATLSLIRLTFTDEKERAFAIGIWAAVASGGAAFGPVVGGLLLEWFWWGSVFLINVPIVLLSLAAGALVLVNKRPAQAHPFDLIGSAQVMVGLIGMVYAIKEASKREPSWQIAGIVFVIGMVAMLAFVRRQRASVSPLIDFSLFKNAQFSSGVIASMVAAAVLIGVELVFSQRLQLVLGLSPLQAGVMILPIPMAAFLAGPLTGLVLPRQGARRVLTAAMAVTGVALMAYLSTYQGPSWLWLSFLAVMGFGLGATMTAASSTIMMSAPEDRTGMAASIEEVSFELGGALGIAVLGSLMSALYTRAMIIPDGLSATVSDGIDEALLVAERLEPAAAVHLTALARGAFDEAFVVVIALTAVLSCCAAFGIWRKGGVPLG from the coding sequence ATGTCCCCCCGCAACCGTTGGCTTATTCTGGCAATTGTGTCGAGCGCGCTTTTCCTGATCGTTATTGACATGACGGTTCTATACACCGCGCTGCCACGGCTTACGCATGATCTGGCCGCCACAGCCACCGAAAAGCTGTGGATCGTGAACGCCTATCCGCTGGTGGTGGCCGGGCTGTTGCCGGGTTTGGGTGGGCTGGGCGACAGGTTCGGGCACAAGCACATGTTCCTGTCGGGTCTTGTGGTGTTCGGGATTGCCTCTTTGGCGGCGGCCTTTTCTCCGGCACCTTCCATGCTTATTGCCGCGCGGGTGATGCTGGCGGTCGGGGCGGCGATGATGATGCCCGCGACATTGTCGTTGATCCGTCTGACCTTCACGGATGAGAAAGAGCGTGCCTTTGCCATCGGGATCTGGGCTGCCGTTGCCTCGGGCGGGGCCGCGTTTGGCCCTGTGGTGGGCGGGTTACTGCTTGAATGGTTCTGGTGGGGATCTGTGTTTTTGATCAATGTGCCGATTGTCCTTCTTTCGTTGGCGGCGGGTGCGTTGGTTTTGGTCAACAAACGTCCGGCGCAGGCACATCCCTTTGATTTGATCGGCTCGGCGCAGGTGATGGTCGGGTTAATCGGGATGGTTTACGCCATCAAAGAAGCAAGCAAACGAGAGCCGTCATGGCAAATCGCGGGCATCGTTTTTGTGATCGGCATGGTTGCCATGTTGGCTTTTGTGCGCAGGCAGAGGGCAAGTGTAAGCCCGCTGATCGACTTTTCGCTGTTCAAAAACGCCCAATTCTCATCCGGGGTGATTGCCTCGATGGTGGCGGCGGCGGTCCTTATCGGGGTGGAGCTTGTGTTCAGCCAGCGATTGCAGCTCGTGCTGGGGCTGTCGCCGTTGCAGGCCGGGGTGATGATTTTGCCGATTCCAATGGCCGCCTTTCTGGCCGGACCGTTGACCGGCCTTGTGCTGCCGCGTCAAGGGGCAAGGCGGGTGCTAACCGCGGCAATGGCGGTGACCGGGGTGGCACTGATGGCCTATCTTTCGACATACCAAGGGCCATCATGGCTTTGGCTGTCATTTCTGGCGGTGATGGGGTTCGGGCTTGGTGCTACGATGACGGCAGCCTCCAGCACCATTATGATGTCCGCACCCGAGGATCGCACCGGCATGGCCGCCTCGATCGAGGAAGTGTCGTTTGAGCTTGGGGGCGCGCTTGGCATCGCGGTCCTTGGCAGCCTGATGTCGGCGCTTTACACGCGTGCCATGATTATCCCCGATGGCCTGTCAGCCACGGTATCCGACGGCATTGATGAAGCCCTGCTGGTTGCTGAGCGGCTGGAACCCGCAGCCGCCGTGCATCTGACAGCATTGGCGCGAGGGGCCTTTGATGAGGCGTTTGTCGTGGTGATCGCCTTAACCGCGGTTTTGTCGTGCTGTGCCGCCTTCGGTATCTGGCGGAAGGGCGGGGTGCCATTAGGGTGA